In the genome of Macellibacteroides fermentans, one region contains:
- a CDS encoding helix-turn-helix domain-containing protein gives MKNLPLELEIQNLADAKAKSLIYTRPLRATSYQLIWVSEGEAIFDIDFNEVTIKAGELLVIYIGQVYRMNTNASFNGKKILFSDAFFKQTELDDNFQQVAELLNPDSPNQKVKLDIEKVEKIFSLAEAELKNEADNFQTQIVYGYLRTLLFEAERILEAGQPAVRYSLSDNLTRRFCNAVEKNFHTLKHTEFYMHMLNVCEKTLTRQLKNDIEITPKKYLIKRVVLEAKRMLASSDASVREVSIDLGFDEVTNFNKYFILHTSFTPGAFRDNHRFNS, from the coding sequence ATGAAAAACCTACCTTTAGAGTTGGAGATTCAAAACCTGGCAGATGCGAAGGCGAAATCACTTATTTACACAAGACCATTGAGAGCAACTTCTTATCAACTGATTTGGGTATCCGAAGGTGAAGCTATTTTTGATATAGATTTTAATGAAGTTACAATTAAAGCCGGTGAACTTCTTGTTATTTATATAGGTCAGGTTTACAGAATGAACACTAATGCATCTTTTAACGGCAAGAAAATACTGTTTTCGGATGCATTTTTTAAGCAAACGGAACTTGATGATAATTTTCAACAAGTTGCCGAACTGTTGAATCCGGATAGTCCGAACCAGAAAGTGAAGCTGGACATAGAAAAAGTAGAAAAGATCTTTTCTCTTGCTGAAGCAGAGTTGAAAAACGAGGCAGATAATTTTCAGACACAGATTGTATATGGATACCTACGTACCTTGCTATTTGAAGCCGAACGTATCCTCGAAGCAGGTCAGCCAGCAGTTCGTTATAGCCTAAGTGATAATCTGACCCGTCGTTTCTGTAATGCGGTTGAAAAGAATTTCCATACGTTGAAGCACACAGAGTTTTATATGCATATGTTAAATGTCTGTGAGAAGACTTTGACAAGGCAATTGAAGAACGACATCGAAATAACTCCCAAAAAATATCTGATCAAACGGGTGGTGCTGGAAGCCAAAAGAATGTTGGCAAGCAGCGATGCTTCCGTAAGAGAGGTCAGTATTGATCTGGGATTTGACGAAGTGACAAATTTCAACAAGTATTTTATACTTCATACCAGTTTTACTCCGGGGGCCTTTAGGGATAATCATCGTTTCAATTCCTGA
- a CDS encoding GlsB/YeaQ/YmgE family stress response membrane protein: MGFLWYIIIGIVAGFAAGKIMRGGGFGLVVNLVLGIIGGVLGGWLFSILGIGVNDNSIIGSLITSTAGAIVLLWAVSLFKK; encoded by the coding sequence ATGGGATTTCTTTGGTATATCATTATCGGAATAGTTGCCGGTTTTGCCGCCGGTAAGATTATGAGAGGAGGAGGTTTCGGATTAGTGGTTAATCTGGTACTCGGTATTATCGGAGGTGTACTTGGAGGCTGGCTATTCAGTATATTGGGAATCGGTGTAAATGATAACAGCATTATTGGAAGTTTGATAACCTCGACAGCCGGTGCTATCGTTCTACTCTGGGCAGTTTCTCTCTTTAAAAAGTAA
- a CDS encoding PorV/PorQ family protein: MKTTSFLFLIFLIFPCQASEFLRVGDTRSLGLGGAGVTHTFTFNPALLVLSTNKQAGVDIFNRFNVSGLQTLQASFIYSNDLLPAGINISSFGNDAYRETCFMLAVGKQISEMVTLGIASTYLFIQSEGVDKNPSRLAIDAGVVIKTVDKLLIGISILNFPSVNLTVRNEQFKQTPVYNLRAGFNWNIIESCMLTSELICSEESPLTVNMGVEYYPYSSFSLRAGLQDNFRMPTCGIGYVFSRFSFQLATQFHPLLGTCTGLGLKALF, encoded by the coding sequence ATGAAAACCACCTCTTTTCTGTTTTTAATATTTCTGATATTTCCTTGTCAGGCTTCCGAATTTTTACGTGTTGGAGATACCCGGTCTCTTGGATTGGGTGGGGCAGGAGTTACCCATACATTTACCTTTAATCCGGCTCTTCTGGTTTTATCAACAAATAAACAGGCTGGTGTTGATATCTTTAATCGATTTAATGTAAGTGGTTTGCAGACGCTTCAGGCATCATTTATCTACTCTAACGATTTATTGCCGGCGGGTATTAACATCTCTTCCTTTGGTAACGATGCCTACAGAGAAACCTGTTTTATGCTTGCTGTTGGAAAGCAGATTAGTGAAATGGTTACTTTAGGAATTGCTTCAACCTATTTATTTATTCAGAGTGAAGGTGTGGATAAGAATCCGAGTCGCCTTGCTATCGATGCCGGTGTTGTTATTAAAACTGTTGATAAGCTGTTGATTGGAATTTCAATTCTTAATTTTCCTTCTGTAAATCTGACAGTTAGAAATGAACAGTTTAAACAAACACCTGTTTATAACCTACGCGCTGGGTTTAATTGGAACATTATAGAGTCATGTATGCTGACGTCGGAATTGATTTGTTCCGAAGAGAGTCCCCTGACTGTTAATATGGGTGTTGAATACTATCCCTACTCTTCTTTTTCGTTACGTGCCGGCCTGCAGGATAATTTCAGAATGCCTACCTGTGGTATAGGATATGTTTTTTCAAGGTTTTCTTTTCAATTGGCTACGCAGTTTCATCCTTTGTTGGGTACTTGTACAGGATTGGGGTTAAAAGCTCTTTTTTAA
- a CDS encoding tetratricopeptide repeat protein, which produces MYSIGEAYEGLLKYKDAFRTYKICYAQDSLNRDFLYAMARTATNLGKVSEAKRSYGKILAMDSTNFYASYQLARLHYQLDELKNAMQIYSRLLDKDPDNSALWRSMGDCYTRTRQNEIAALSYFKAYSLNRENGSLANTLINTLLRLGGKDAADALAICDTALFYNPGNIQLRQSKGMALYTNKQYAAADSVYTALMAEGDSSYTTVSYTGVSRYNAGLFLASIEPLELAYQMDTTSAEICLLLGSSLGKTYDRERAFVFFDKAEKAMQPSELLVNQLLLFRADIHMKARNFEESSRLYYQAYQRNKKQIDYLAQIAFMYSAKNNESYRTEEEKQRGLFIHYYYASEMLKNGPNTGQLRYLTNLLQSFHQELFFKGIKELPMLAPDGKKSMLSADDLQAVIKALEIKNKESKSDNNKNEAL; this is translated from the coding sequence ATGTATTCAATAGGTGAAGCTTATGAAGGGCTGCTCAAATATAAAGATGCCTTTCGTACCTATAAAATTTGCTATGCGCAGGATTCATTAAACAGGGATTTCCTGTATGCCATGGCCCGTACAGCTACAAATCTGGGTAAAGTTTCGGAGGCAAAGAGAAGCTATGGAAAGATTCTGGCCATGGATAGTACCAACTTTTATGCCAGCTACCAGCTGGCCCGACTCCATTATCAATTGGACGAATTGAAGAATGCCATGCAAATTTACTCCAGGTTGCTTGATAAAGATCCGGATAACAGTGCCCTGTGGAGAAGCATGGGCGATTGTTATACGCGTACCAGACAAAATGAAATCGCTGCCCTATCGTATTTTAAAGCCTATTCGCTAAACCGCGAAAATGGTAGTCTGGCCAATACACTTATAAATACGTTGCTTCGGCTGGGAGGTAAGGATGCTGCAGATGCATTAGCTATATGCGATACGGCTTTGTTCTACAATCCGGGAAACATACAGCTACGCCAGAGTAAAGGAATGGCTCTGTATACAAATAAACAATATGCAGCGGCAGATTCAGTTTATACCGCATTGATGGCCGAAGGAGATTCTTCCTATACAACCGTTTCTTACACCGGAGTGTCAAGATATAACGCCGGATTGTTTCTTGCATCTATCGAACCTCTGGAGCTTGCTTATCAAATGGATACGACCAGTGCCGAAATTTGTCTTTTACTCGGATCATCACTGGGAAAAACGTACGACAGGGAAAGAGCTTTTGTCTTTTTCGACAAAGCCGAGAAAGCCATGCAACCAAGCGAACTTCTTGTTAATCAGTTACTGTTGTTCCGTGCAGATATACATATGAAAGCACGGAATTTCGAGGAATCATCCAGGCTATACTATCAAGCCTACCAGAGAAATAAAAAACAAATTGATTACCTGGCTCAGATTGCATTTATGTATTCAGCTAAAAATAATGAAAGCTACCGTACTGAAGAAGAAAAGCAGAGGGGACTATTTATCCATTATTACTATGCATCGGAAATGCTGAAAAACGGACCAAACACCGGACAGTTGCGTTACCTTACCAATCTCTTGCAATCCTTCCATCAGGAATTATTCTTTAAAGGAATAAAGGAACTTCCCATGTTGGCTCCGGATGGAAAAAAATCTATGCTAAGTGCCGATGATCTGCAGGCTGTGATTAAAGCCCTTGAGATAAAAAACAAAGAATCAAAAAGCGATAACAACAAAAACGAAGCTCTATAG
- a CDS encoding acyltransferase family protein has product MAQTGRLLSLDVMRGITIAGMIMVNNPGSWEFVFAPLKHASWDGLTPTDLVFPFFMFIMGVSMFLSLRKYNFTLSKESVSKILKRTLLIFLVGYGLNWFGHSMGYMKSLQADGVPLLESIGRGFTHFENVRILGVMQRLALAYGIGSLIGLSIKHKYILPLVASILVFYWALLGFTNSMELSENNIIAVVDKALFGADRMYKDTLADGTRIPFDPEGLLSVLGSIGHVLLGFYAGKLIMDSKKDNELIIRRLFIFGTILLFSGLLLQYGCPINKKIWSSTFALTTCGLGSLFLGLLIWIIDINGKKKWSLFFESFGINPLYLYVQAALLSSIIGFCNWFPAAEGTTTFKGFMYNDVFSPIFGAYAGSLAWALFYVILNWIPGYYLYKKQIYIKL; this is encoded by the coding sequence ATGGCACAAACAGGAAGACTCCTTTCTTTGGATGTAATGCGAGGAATAACAATCGCAGGAATGATTATGGTTAATAACCCGGGCAGCTGGGAATTTGTATTTGCACCTTTAAAACATGCTTCGTGGGACGGATTAACCCCCACGGACCTTGTATTTCCATTTTTTATGTTCATCATGGGTGTTTCCATGTTTCTTTCACTCAGGAAATATAATTTCACTCTTAGCAAAGAGAGTGTAAGTAAAATTCTGAAACGTACACTACTTATCTTTCTGGTGGGTTACGGTTTAAACTGGTTCGGACATAGTATGGGGTATATGAAATCGCTGCAGGCAGACGGTGTACCTTTGCTTGAAAGTATCGGGCGCGGTTTCACCCATTTTGAAAATGTACGTATTTTGGGCGTTATGCAGCGTCTGGCACTTGCCTATGGTATAGGTTCGTTGATAGGGCTATCCATTAAACATAAATATATTCTACCATTGGTAGCTTCTATCCTTGTATTCTACTGGGCATTGCTTGGCTTTACCAACAGCATGGAGCTTTCGGAGAATAATATCATAGCAGTTGTCGATAAAGCACTTTTTGGTGCTGACAGAATGTATAAGGATACATTAGCCGATGGAACTCGAATTCCTTTTGATCCGGAAGGTCTGCTGAGTGTATTAGGAAGTATCGGCCATGTTTTATTGGGATTTTATGCCGGGAAACTGATTATGGACAGTAAAAAAGACAACGAACTTATTATACGACGTCTGTTTATTTTCGGAACCATTTTACTGTTTTCCGGACTGCTTCTTCAATACGGTTGTCCCATCAACAAAAAAATATGGAGCAGCACATTCGCTCTTACTACTTGCGGATTAGGTTCATTATTCCTCGGATTATTAATTTGGATTATCGATATAAACGGTAAAAAGAAATGGAGCCTGTTTTTCGAATCATTCGGTATCAATCCGTTGTATCTGTATGTACAAGCCGCTTTACTTTCTTCAATAATAGGTTTCTGCAACTGGTTCCCTGCCGCAGAGGGTACAACCACTTTTAAAGGATTCATGTACAACGATGTGTTCAGTCCTATTTTTGGAGCGTATGCAGGATCTCTGGCCTGGGCATTATTTTATGTGATTCTAAACTGGATACCCGGCTACTATCTGTATAAAAAACAGATCTACATTAAACTGTAA
- a CDS encoding RNA methyltransferase, whose translation MRKLKITEMNRLTPEAFRESKKIPLIVVLDHVRSLNNVGSVFRTSDAFRVEAIYLCGITARPPHPEIHKTALGAEESVDWIYFEDTHLAVDKLKNEGYEVCAIEQAHGSIMLDKLLLDNTKKYAVVLGNEVKGVQQSVVDNCNYCIEIPQYGTKHSLNVSVTAGIVIWDFFKQLSE comes from the coding sequence ATGCGCAAATTAAAAATTACAGAAATGAACCGCCTCACACCGGAGGCATTCAGAGAAAGTAAAAAAATTCCTTTAATCGTTGTATTAGACCATGTTAGGAGTCTGAATAACGTTGGTTCCGTTTTCCGTACATCCGATGCTTTTAGAGTGGAAGCTATTTACTTGTGTGGAATTACTGCCAGACCTCCTCATCCGGAAATTCATAAAACGGCTTTGGGAGCAGAAGAATCCGTTGACTGGATCTATTTTGAAGATACACACCTGGCTGTTGATAAGTTGAAGAATGAAGGGTATGAAGTATGTGCCATTGAACAGGCTCATGGCAGCATTATGTTAGATAAGTTGCTGTTGGACAATACAAAAAAATATGCTGTTGTGTTGGGAAACGAGGTAAAGGGAGTTCAACAATCGGTTGTTGATAACTGTAATTATTGTATTGAAATACCTCAATACGGTACCAAGCATTCGTTAAACGTTTCGGTAACGGCAGGAATTGTTATCTGGGATTTTTTCAAGCAATTGTCAGAGTAA
- a CDS encoding helix-hairpin-helix domain-containing protein — MERLFIIVLISLLITSYDAKSQINTSVDNWMDYVESMAGDTDDQERIETLFAELSYLAEHPFDINKVTAEELGRLPFLSDQQIDEIVSYREKYGLFVSLYELKQLVSLDFSSIGLLLPFVYVEEAKEPSYNGKRMRTYGKNELYLRYDRSFQQKKGYGEYSDSLLNVNPNKKYLGEPFAHSLRYSYSKGSNIQLGIVGEKDAGESFLSGKKKGYDYYSAHLIIKEMGVLKCLALGDYKVSFGQGLVISNDFSPSRSSMVLQTKRRNNGFRRHFSTNETDFFRGIGSTVTLGKLDMSLFYSFRKLDATTDSLLITSFKTDGLHRIQRELDKKGVVSTHTGGGNIRYASPLLSAGFTVIGYSFGNRRVEPEFKPYTAHAFRGSFNMNMSLDYELKFRKMTLYGETAFSRNGALATLNCLQVTPASFISWLITHRYYDRRYHAFYGNAFGQNSNVQNEQGVYIGLQLFPASDWKLSMYADLFSSPWLKYGMNTPSSGKEYMAEATYAPRNAWSVSFRYQHKEKEAESVSKQHRMRLQAIVSPSETISLRTTLNGILSDPLNKRSYGWMVSQSAGYKPASLPIQMDGYFSYFDTDDYATRITSYEKNLLYAFSMPSFYGQGIRCAFSFKASVLDNLYLSAKLGWVHYFDRNEIGTDMELIEGSDKTDLNVLVGWKF, encoded by the coding sequence ATGGAAAGGTTGTTTATAATTGTGTTGATATCCTTGTTGATTACAAGTTATGATGCTAAATCACAGATTAATACATCTGTTGATAACTGGATGGATTATGTGGAATCGATGGCCGGGGATACGGATGATCAGGAACGGATTGAGACTTTGTTTGCCGAACTGTCTTATTTGGCTGAACATCCGTTTGATATAAATAAAGTAACTGCGGAGGAGTTGGGACGATTACCGTTTTTATCCGACCAACAGATAGATGAAATAGTTTCGTATCGTGAAAAATACGGACTATTTGTAAGTCTGTACGAACTTAAGCAGCTTGTTTCACTGGATTTTTCATCAATCGGACTTCTGCTTCCTTTTGTTTATGTTGAAGAAGCAAAGGAGCCTTCCTACAACGGAAAAAGAATGAGAACGTATGGAAAGAATGAGTTGTATCTTCGTTATGATAGAAGTTTTCAACAGAAAAAGGGATATGGTGAGTACTCGGATTCCTTGTTGAATGTAAATCCGAATAAAAAGTATTTGGGTGAACCTTTTGCCCACTCGCTCCGCTATTCATATTCTAAAGGATCGAATATACAATTGGGTATAGTGGGAGAGAAGGATGCGGGCGAATCGTTTCTTTCCGGAAAGAAGAAAGGGTATGATTACTATTCGGCGCATCTGATAATTAAAGAGATGGGTGTTTTAAAGTGTCTGGCTTTGGGAGATTATAAAGTATCATTTGGACAAGGTTTGGTTATCAGTAACGACTTTTCTCCATCCCGTAGTTCGATGGTTCTGCAGACAAAACGAAGGAATAACGGATTCCGTCGTCATTTTTCAACCAATGAAACCGACTTTTTCAGGGGAATTGGATCTACGGTGACTTTAGGTAAGTTGGATATGAGTTTGTTTTATTCGTTTCGAAAGCTTGATGCCACAACAGACAGCTTGTTGATAACTTCGTTTAAAACCGATGGACTGCATCGTATACAAAGGGAATTGGATAAGAAAGGGGTGGTATCCACCCATACCGGTGGTGGAAATATACGGTATGCATCGCCTCTTCTTTCGGCCGGTTTTACCGTTATCGGATATTCTTTTGGAAACAGACGGGTTGAACCAGAGTTTAAGCCTTATACGGCACATGCATTTAGAGGTAGTTTCAATATGAATATGAGTCTGGATTACGAATTAAAATTCAGGAAAATGACTCTGTATGGTGAAACAGCATTTAGTAGAAATGGAGCATTGGCTACTTTAAATTGTTTACAGGTAACTCCGGCATCTTTTATATCCTGGCTTATTACGCATCGCTATTATGATAGACGGTACCATGCTTTTTATGGTAATGCTTTTGGACAGAACAGTAATGTACAGAATGAACAGGGTGTTTATATCGGATTGCAGTTATTTCCAGCTTCAGACTGGAAATTATCAATGTACGCCGATCTTTTTTCTTCTCCTTGGTTGAAGTATGGAATGAATACGCCTTCCTCGGGAAAAGAATATATGGCCGAAGCCACCTATGCTCCCCGAAATGCATGGTCGGTTTCCTTTCGTTATCAGCATAAAGAAAAAGAGGCTGAATCGGTTTCCAAACAACATCGGATGCGTTTACAAGCAATAGTTTCGCCATCGGAAACGATTTCCTTACGAACAACGTTGAATGGTATATTGTCTGATCCGTTGAATAAGAGAAGTTACGGTTGGATGGTTTCCCAAAGTGCAGGATATAAACCGGCTTCATTACCTATACAAATGGATGGTTATTTTTCATACTTTGATACGGATGATTATGCCACCAGGATTACTTCCTATGAAAAAAATCTGTTGTATGCTTTTTCGATGCCTTCTTTTTACGGACAAGGCATCCGATGTGCGTTTTCTTTTAAAGCGTCTGTTTTGGATAATCTGTATTTATCTGCAAAATTGGGTTGGGTACATTACTTTGACCGGAATGAAATAGGAACTGATATGGAGCTGATTGAAGGTTCTGATAAAACAGATTTGAATGTTTTGGTGGGATGGAAGTTTTAG
- a CDS encoding biotin/lipoyl-containing protein, with protein sequence MSTKLLIRDLTLRDGQQSAFATRMNQAQVDRVLDYYKDAGFYAMEVWGGAVPDSVMRYLGENPWDRLEKIKEGVGNVSKLTALSRGRNLYGYAPYTDEIIDGFFKNAVSSGLDIMRIFDALNDVENIKSSVKSIKKYNGMADCAVCYTVDPHFTTMERIKARLKGKPLPKEVFTDSYFLNKAKEMVALGADMITIKDMSGLIPPLRVARLIDLFKKHLNVPIDFHTHCTPGYGLGSVLSAIIHGVDIVDTNIWNFAGGPAAPAIELIYVFCKKLGIQMDVNMEAVAKINNELYFIRKELEAFDAVKQFPKPFNPLTDTLPASVDKEFDNAIAAAKNNDEEGLLRACHAIEAYFNFPAPNELVKKAEIPGGMYTNMVAQLKQFNSLDIIEDAMALIPSVRLDAGLPPLVTPTSQIIGSQAVNSALAAKANREKYSNVSNQFISLVKGEYGKTPVPVDPDFRLKIAGTREEIPYDTSNYQHQPNPVLPEFGDVLLAKDEKEQLLLELFPTVALNYLKGVREKEYNELNQQIAEQKKQEEVVKEPEVVITGKVIESPMPGTIWKVLVKEGDTVKRGDSVLILEAMKMENNIASEYNGTVKRIFVKEGSFVKAESVIMEIEE encoded by the coding sequence ATGTCTACAAAGCTACTAATCAGAGATCTAACTCTCAGAGATGGGCAGCAGTCTGCTTTTGCTACCCGCATGAATCAAGCTCAGGTTGATCGTGTACTTGATTATTATAAGGACGCAGGTTTTTATGCAATGGAAGTGTGGGGAGGAGCAGTTCCCGACTCAGTAATGCGATACCTGGGTGAGAATCCCTGGGACAGACTCGAAAAAATTAAGGAAGGAGTAGGAAACGTCTCTAAATTAACAGCTCTTTCCCGTGGTCGTAATTTGTATGGATATGCACCATACACAGACGAGATCATCGACGGTTTTTTTAAGAATGCTGTTTCTTCCGGTCTGGATATCATGCGAATATTTGATGCGCTTAACGATGTTGAGAACATCAAATCAAGTGTAAAAAGCATCAAGAAGTATAACGGTATGGCCGATTGTGCTGTTTGTTATACGGTTGACCCGCATTTCACTACCATGGAAAGAATCAAAGCCCGGTTAAAGGGTAAACCGCTTCCTAAGGAGGTGTTCACAGACAGCTATTTTTTGAACAAAGCCAAGGAAATGGTTGCGTTGGGCGCCGATATGATCACAATTAAGGACATGAGCGGCCTTATTCCTCCATTAAGGGTAGCCAGACTCATTGATTTATTTAAGAAGCACCTGAACGTTCCTATCGACTTTCATACGCATTGTACACCCGGATATGGTTTAGGATCTGTTTTGTCTGCCATCATTCATGGAGTAGATATCGTTGATACAAATATATGGAACTTTGCAGGCGGTCCAGCTGCACCTGCCATTGAACTTATCTATGTTTTTTGTAAAAAATTAGGTATTCAGATGGATGTGAATATGGAAGCTGTTGCAAAAATCAACAACGAATTGTATTTCATCCGTAAAGAACTGGAAGCCTTCGATGCTGTTAAGCAGTTTCCAAAGCCCTTCAATCCGTTAACAGATACACTTCCTGCATCTGTTGATAAAGAGTTCGACAATGCCATTGCTGCAGCTAAGAACAACGACGAAGAGGGCTTATTAAGAGCTTGTCATGCTATTGAAGCTTATTTTAATTTCCCGGCTCCCAACGAACTTGTAAAAAAGGCCGAAATACCGGGTGGTATGTATACAAACATGGTAGCCCAGTTGAAGCAATTCAATTCATTGGATATCATCGAAGACGCTATGGCTTTGATTCCAAGTGTAAGACTGGATGCAGGTCTGCCTCCATTGGTTACACCAACCAGTCAGATTATCGGTTCGCAGGCTGTTAACTCGGCACTAGCGGCAAAAGCTAATCGCGAAAAATACTCGAACGTTTCCAACCAGTTTATTTCATTGGTGAAGGGCGAATACGGTAAAACACCCGTACCGGTGGATCCTGATTTCCGTCTAAAAATTGCGGGAACACGTGAAGAAATTCCGTATGATACTTCCAATTATCAACACCAACCCAATCCGGTTTTACCTGAGTTTGGTGATGTATTGTTGGCAAAGGATGAAAAAGAACAGCTTTTGCTGGAACTATTCCCTACGGTAGCTCTTAATTACCTGAAAGGGGTGAGAGAAAAAGAATACAACGAGCTTAACCAGCAAATTGCCGAACAAAAGAAACAGGAAGAAGTTGTAAAAGAACCGGAAGTGGTTATCACCGGAAAAGTGATAGAAAGCCCTATGCCTGGTACTATTTGGAAAGTACTTGTAAAAGAAGGTGATACTGTTAAGAGAGGTGATTCTGTCCTTATTCTTGAAGCGATGAAGATGGAGAATAATATCGCATCCGAATACAATGGTACTGTAAAACGTATATTTGTAAAAGAAGGATCGTTTGTAAAAGCCGAATCCGTAATAATGGAAATCGAAGAGTAA
- a CDS encoding DUF4294 domain-containing protein: MNSAPAGFQPAYVVGEDTFAIVNLPGVYIFPEMKFKNKKEQDNYYKLIRDVKRTLPYAKMVYSTLIETYEYMETLPNEKAKQQHLKRMEKEMFKEYKPQLRRLSYSQGKLLIKLIDRECNQSSYNLLKAYLGSFRAGFWNFFASMFGASLKSQYDPKGKDKVTERVVVLVENGLL; this comes from the coding sequence ATGAATTCCGCTCCCGCCGGTTTTCAGCCTGCGTATGTGGTTGGCGAAGATACTTTTGCCATTGTAAACCTGCCCGGTGTTTATATCTTTCCGGAAATGAAATTCAAAAATAAAAAAGAGCAGGATAATTATTACAAGCTTATACGCGATGTAAAGCGCACTTTACCCTATGCCAAGATGGTCTATTCAACCCTTATAGAAACATACGAGTATATGGAAACCCTGCCTAATGAAAAAGCTAAACAACAACATCTCAAAAGGATGGAAAAAGAGATGTTTAAGGAATATAAACCTCAGTTAAGGAGACTATCCTACTCTCAGGGCAAATTACTTATCAAACTGATCGACAGAGAATGTAATCAATCGAGTTACAACCTATTGAAAGCTTACCTGGGATCATTCAGAGCAGGATTCTGGAACTTCTTCGCAAGCATGTTCGGTGCCAGCCTGAAGTCCCAGTACGATCCGAAAGGAAAAGACAAAGTAACGGAACGGGTGGTGGTATTGGTTGAAAACGGATTACTCTGA
- a CDS encoding radical SAM protein: MSTILFDKIVFGPVHSRRLGVSLGINLLPVDGKVCSFDCIYCECGLNRDGRTGSKLPTRECVKKELEETLLSMLATGKAPDVITFAGNGEPTLHPDFEGIIDDTICLRNKFFPKAKIAVLSNATMLHKREVFNALLQVDDAILKLDSISDRRIRQINAPNSPSFCSKELVEQLSRFNGKAIIQTMFLKGNLQGESVDNTTDEEIKGWIDALKVIQPRQVMIYTIDRETPVKNLHKVTKEELEVIAEYARIQGFEVSVSA, translated from the coding sequence ATGTCTACCATACTTTTTGATAAGATCGTATTCGGACCAGTCCATAGCAGAAGATTAGGTGTTTCACTGGGTATAAATTTGCTGCCGGTGGACGGTAAAGTTTGTTCTTTCGACTGTATCTACTGTGAGTGCGGACTTAACAGGGATGGTCGTACGGGTAGCAAGCTACCTACCCGCGAATGTGTAAAAAAGGAATTGGAGGAGACTCTTCTTTCGATGCTCGCAACTGGTAAAGCTCCCGATGTAATAACTTTTGCGGGAAACGGAGAGCCTACATTACATCCCGACTTTGAAGGTATCATTGACGATACGATTTGTTTAAGAAACAAGTTTTTTCCGAAAGCTAAAATTGCTGTTTTATCAAATGCTACCATGCTTCATAAACGTGAGGTTTTTAATGCATTATTACAGGTGGATGATGCCATATTGAAGCTGGATTCGATTAGTGACAGAAGGATCCGTCAGATCAATGCTCCTAATTCACCTTCTTTCTGCAGTAAAGAATTGGTTGAACAATTATCCCGATTTAACGGAAAGGCGATTATACAGACCATGTTTTTAAAAGGGAATCTGCAGGGTGAATCGGTAGACAATACCACAGATGAAGAGATCAAGGGTTGGATTGATGCACTCAAAGTCATACAACCAAGACAGGTGATGATTTATACGATAGACAGGGAAACACCTGTAAAAAATCTGCATAAGGTAACAAAAGAAGAATTGGAGGTAATTGCAGAGTATGCAAGGATACAGGGTTTTGAGGTTTCAGTCTCCGCCTGA